The following proteins come from a genomic window of Paenibacillus spongiae:
- a CDS encoding 5'-nucleotidase C-terminal domain-containing protein, with translation MKRLKQTALCLFVCVLAMTSVIGPQFTRVYAESASWTVGQAIANNSGIASVEGYVVAHTTGTNAYAFTAPFANDFNLVLADSPDERDAAYLLPVQLPASFRAQYGLQTNPQLIGSKIKVTGTLTAYFAVPGLKSPTAIETLSGPGPGTGEPQLVSIADAKQRPGQTVIVEGVVTADNAAVGGGRLSTFVQDETGGINLFGFTPIELHEGDRVRVTGKIEAYKGLTEIVPASAAGVEVLQSGAELPAPVETTIGGIGEPLEGRLVQLNGYVQQVPSSPAGGGYNVSLIDETFQGTTLRVMESALPIGAIQAGKWYRITAIASQYDGYQLLPRKASDLTLLDPQPPAPDAAGEYESTVAAIVDGDTIHLQSPVLGTTKVRFVNIDTAETYHTPKNDLDQNQLDHGNAAKAYLNTLLKPGDTVKLMVGKEATDDYGRLLAQVVRKSDNMNVNLEMVAKGYAATYFLWPIGPDAEFTEYGDAVKAAEAAKLGIWSESNPLLELPFVFRAREQGKGLLRYAGHFATKRFAAPDKWADVPVESRVFFASEQEALSNGYTAMAGNPGDPIHVQLLGMNDFHGKIDVSGTVSGQPGVKFGRADYLAAYMKKHEATNPNTLIVHAGDMVGASSPVSALLQDEPSIAVLEAIGVDVGAPGNHEFDEGTAELLRLTNGGEHPNGTPGYDGMNFPLILANVAYKSNGELLLPPYAIKEIGGVKIGFIGVVTTETPSIVVPTGIADIRFTDEAEAINKFVPELQAQGVEAIVALAHVPGEQDGAGAKGEIEELALAVNDAVDVIFAGHNHQQVNAVVDNKLIVQSGEYGNAFSDVDLVIDPVTMDVIEKSAEIVDVVQDGSVMPDAGVTALITHYQEIVAPKVNEVIGNNGLAMPKGYPAKGIIGDIALGNLIADGMKWSMHSDLALMNGGGVRDNLDAGPITWGELFNIQPFGNTLVRIEVTGAQFIDILNAMISPQYGPDSFIGGAWYTWDESTNKVVRVTLPDGSALDPAQTYSLTVNSFMYGQANEKYKLLGQYGKNATQGPEDIEATVRFIRQAADPIMYEAEGRISSDIVSPVIAAPELLSRFTYEAFDMSAISASDAGIGMKQFEVKLDGKIINPSEPIPAFKLALGNHVVTAEATDKVGNKAEKTMKLQVTMDLTHLDELVRAGAASGAFKDKNVPKLLLHFIEDAQSKKNGQKLVYLQAAYHQTKVREGKGIEADFAKLLMRDLMHVINSFK, from the coding sequence GTGAAGAGATTGAAGCAAACCGCATTATGCCTATTCGTCTGCGTGCTTGCAATGACTAGCGTCATCGGGCCTCAATTCACCCGCGTATATGCAGAAAGCGCAAGCTGGACCGTAGGACAAGCGATTGCGAACAACAGCGGAATTGCATCTGTGGAAGGGTATGTGGTCGCGCATACGACGGGAACGAATGCGTATGCCTTCACAGCTCCGTTCGCCAACGATTTCAACCTGGTACTGGCTGACTCGCCGGACGAGCGAGATGCCGCTTATCTGCTGCCGGTACAGCTCCCGGCTTCATTCCGGGCGCAGTACGGTCTGCAGACCAACCCTCAGTTGATCGGCAGCAAGATCAAAGTGACGGGTACGTTAACCGCCTACTTCGCCGTACCTGGTTTAAAGAGTCCGACAGCGATCGAGACGCTCTCCGGTCCGGGACCGGGAACCGGCGAGCCGCAGCTTGTATCGATCGCGGATGCCAAGCAGCGCCCCGGACAGACGGTCATCGTCGAAGGCGTCGTGACGGCGGACAATGCCGCGGTCGGGGGCGGCAGGCTGTCGACGTTCGTGCAGGATGAGACGGGCGGCATCAATTTGTTCGGCTTCACGCCGATCGAGCTGCATGAAGGCGATCGGGTACGGGTGACGGGCAAGATTGAAGCCTACAAAGGCTTGACCGAGATTGTTCCCGCCTCGGCCGCCGGCGTAGAGGTGCTGCAATCGGGAGCGGAGCTTCCGGCACCCGTCGAGACGACGATTGGCGGCATCGGCGAGCCGCTCGAAGGCCGGCTCGTACAGTTGAACGGCTACGTGCAGCAAGTGCCGTCCAGCCCGGCCGGCGGCGGCTATAACGTCTCGCTGATTGACGAGACGTTCCAAGGCACGACGCTTCGAGTCATGGAGTCGGCGCTTCCGATTGGGGCAATTCAGGCCGGCAAATGGTACCGGATCACAGCCATAGCGAGCCAATACGACGGCTACCAGCTGCTGCCGCGCAAGGCGTCGGATCTGACGCTGCTTGACCCTCAGCCTCCTGCGCCGGATGCAGCGGGCGAATACGAGTCCACCGTTGCAGCTATTGTGGACGGGGATACGATTCATCTGCAGTCGCCGGTGCTGGGCACGACGAAGGTTCGCTTCGTCAACATCGATACGGCGGAGACGTACCATACGCCCAAGAACGACCTGGACCAGAACCAGCTTGATCACGGCAATGCGGCCAAAGCTTACCTGAATACGCTGCTGAAGCCTGGCGATACGGTGAAGCTGATGGTCGGCAAGGAAGCGACGGACGATTACGGCCGGCTGCTCGCTCAGGTTGTGCGCAAGTCGGACAACATGAACGTCAATCTGGAAATGGTCGCCAAAGGGTATGCGGCTACGTATTTCCTGTGGCCGATCGGACCGGATGCGGAATTTACGGAATACGGCGATGCCGTCAAGGCTGCCGAAGCGGCAAAGCTTGGCATCTGGAGCGAGTCGAATCCGCTCCTGGAGCTGCCGTTCGTCTTCCGTGCGCGCGAGCAGGGCAAAGGGCTGCTTCGTTACGCAGGCCATTTCGCAACAAAGAGATTCGCAGCTCCGGACAAATGGGCCGATGTGCCGGTGGAGTCGCGCGTCTTCTTCGCATCGGAGCAGGAAGCGCTCTCGAACGGATACACGGCGATGGCGGGCAATCCCGGCGATCCGATTCACGTACAGCTGCTGGGCATGAACGACTTCCACGGTAAAATCGATGTTTCCGGCACCGTCTCCGGACAGCCGGGCGTCAAGTTCGGACGCGCAGATTACCTGGCCGCCTATATGAAGAAGCATGAGGCGACGAATCCAAACACGCTCATCGTTCACGCCGGCGATATGGTCGGTGCGAGCTCGCCCGTTTCCGCGCTGCTGCAGGACGAGCCGAGCATTGCGGTCTTGGAAGCCATCGGCGTGGACGTCGGCGCTCCCGGCAATCATGAGTTCGACGAAGGAACGGCCGAGCTGCTTCGTCTTACGAACGGCGGCGAGCATCCGAATGGCACGCCCGGCTATGACGGCATGAACTTCCCTCTCATTCTTGCCAATGTAGCGTACAAGTCGAACGGCGAGCTGCTTCTGCCGCCATATGCAATCAAGGAAATCGGCGGCGTCAAGATCGGCTTCATCGGCGTCGTCACGACGGAGACGCCATCGATCGTCGTGCCGACCGGCATTGCCGATATACGCTTCACGGATGAGGCGGAAGCGATCAATAAATTCGTACCCGAGCTGCAAGCGCAAGGCGTCGAAGCGATTGTCGCGCTGGCGCACGTGCCGGGCGAACAGGACGGAGCAGGCGCGAAAGGCGAGATCGAGGAACTGGCGCTTGCCGTGAACGATGCGGTCGACGTTATCTTCGCCGGACATAATCATCAGCAGGTAAATGCAGTCGTAGACAATAAGCTGATCGTGCAATCGGGGGAATACGGGAACGCCTTCTCGGACGTCGATCTCGTCATCGATCCGGTTACGATGGACGTTATCGAGAAGTCGGCGGAGATCGTCGACGTCGTGCAGGACGGCAGCGTCATGCCGGATGCCGGGGTTACGGCTCTCATTACGCATTATCAAGAGATTGTGGCGCCGAAAGTGAATGAGGTCATCGGGAATAATGGGCTGGCGATGCCGAAAGGCTATCCGGCGAAAGGCATCATCGGCGACATCGCGCTCGGCAATCTGATCGCAGACGGCATGAAATGGTCGATGCACAGCGACCTCGCCTTGATGAACGGCGGCGGTGTGCGGGATAACCTGGATGCGGGTCCGATCACATGGGGCGAGCTGTTCAACATCCAGCCATTCGGCAATACATTGGTGCGGATCGAAGTGACGGGGGCGCAGTTCATCGACATCCTGAACGCCATGATCAGCCCGCAGTATGGGCCGGATTCCTTCATTGGCGGCGCTTGGTATACATGGGATGAAAGCACGAACAAGGTCGTTCGCGTCACGCTGCCGGACGGAAGCGCGCTAGACCCGGCGCAAACGTACTCGTTGACGGTGAACAGCTTCATGTACGGCCAAGCGAATGAGAAGTACAAGCTGCTTGGACAATACGGCAAAAACGCAACCCAGGGACCGGAGGATATCGAAGCGACCGTGCGGTTCATTCGCCAGGCGGCGGATCCGATCATGTATGAAGCTGAAGGCCGGATCAGCTCGGATATCGTGTCTCCGGTTATTGCGGCGCCCGAGCTGCTGAGCCGGTTCACCTATGAAGCATTCGATATGAGCGCCATCTCGGCGTCGGATGCGGGGATAGGGATGAAGCAATTCGAAGTCAAGCTTGACGGCAAAATCATCAATCCGTCGGAGCCTATTCCGGCATTCAAGCTGGCACTTGGGAATCATGTCGTAACGGCGGAAGCGACGGACAAAGTCGGCAATAAAGCCGAGAAGACGATGAAGCTTCAGGTCACGATGGATCTTACGCACCTGGACGAGCTTGTTCGAGCGGGTGCCGCATCCGGCGCTTTCAAGGATAAGAATGTGCCGAAGCTGCTGCTGCACTTTATAGAAGATGCGCAGAGCAAGAAGAACGGGCAGAAACTCGTCTACCTGCAAGCTGCCTATCATCAAACGAAAGTGCGAGAAGGTAAAGGGATCGAGGCTGATTTCGCCAAGCTGCTCATGCGCGATCTCATGCATGTCATAAACTCGTTTAAGTAA
- a CDS encoding helix-turn-helix domain-containing protein — protein MSVKEIAMVSGSYDGAHLSKSFKASETMTPQQYREQDAYLLIQPD, from the coding sequence ATGTCAGTCAAGGAAATCGCGATGGTCAGCGGCTCTTACGATGGAGCGCATCTCTCCAAATCATTCAAAGCGAGCGAAACGATGACGCCGCAGCAATATCGCGAACAAGACGCTTATCTACTAATCCAGCCCGATTGA
- a CDS encoding Gfo/Idh/MocA family protein, with the protein MREINIGVIGLGEMARHHIRQLLLVPGVRIAAVCDIHSKAVQEVGDQLGIPASKRYEAYESLIGDTQIDGVLSVTPNDKHAMIIEACIHAGKPLFTEKPLTRTYEEAVRVLELYRRKKPIPCMVNFLWRNTPAFQYTKKMIQEGRIGRINHFFVQYLQGWGSSGYHTPFIWRFDEKITGTGTLGDLGSHMIDLAQYMIEDDITDIQAMLTTIVPERLDPETGALKQVTVDDFACFNARFTQGAVGVFQTSRNAIGADNQHEISLYGEEGSLHVSPANNQVVWHRLKEGGEETVTETIEVPAEEGLNPWQTFADLIRGDAAANYATLEDGFTNQLHMEAIVRSARNRSMIEVASLESYK; encoded by the coding sequence ATGAGAGAAATTAACATAGGGGTAATCGGACTTGGAGAAATGGCGCGGCATCATATCAGGCAGTTACTTCTAGTGCCGGGTGTACGTATTGCCGCGGTATGCGACATTCATTCAAAGGCGGTGCAGGAGGTGGGAGATCAGCTCGGCATCCCTGCTTCCAAACGGTATGAAGCCTACGAGTCGCTGATAGGCGATACCCAAATTGATGGTGTACTCTCGGTTACGCCGAACGATAAGCACGCAATGATTATCGAAGCGTGCATCCATGCCGGGAAACCGCTCTTTACCGAGAAGCCGTTAACGCGGACGTATGAAGAAGCGGTCCGGGTTCTTGAATTGTATCGACGAAAAAAGCCGATTCCCTGCATGGTCAATTTCTTGTGGCGCAACACCCCTGCTTTTCAATACACTAAAAAAATGATCCAGGAAGGGCGGATCGGACGCATTAACCATTTTTTCGTGCAATATCTCCAAGGATGGGGTTCGTCCGGATATCATACGCCTTTCATATGGCGGTTTGACGAAAAAATTACCGGTACCGGAACGTTAGGGGATTTGGGCTCTCATATGATCGATCTCGCACAGTACATGATCGAGGACGATATTACCGATATTCAGGCGATGCTTACGACGATCGTGCCGGAACGTCTTGACCCGGAGACAGGTGCGCTTAAGCAAGTAACCGTTGACGATTTTGCCTGTTTCAATGCGCGTTTCACCCAAGGCGCAGTCGGTGTATTCCAAACGTCACGCAATGCAATCGGAGCCGACAATCAGCATGAAATATCTTTATATGGCGAAGAAGGTTCACTGCATGTATCCCCTGCCAACAACCAGGTCGTGTGGCATCGCTTGAAGGAGGGCGGGGAAGAAACGGTAACCGAAACCATTGAGGTGCCGGCGGAGGAAGGTCTGAATCCTTGGCAGACGTTCGCCGATCTGATTCGAGGAGATGCGGCAGCAAATTATGCCACGCTGGAGGATGGGTTCACAAATCAACTTCATATGGAGGCTATCGTTCGTTCAGCCCGGAATCGTTCAATGATTGAAGTGGCTTCATTAGAATCCTATAAATAA
- a CDS encoding MFS transporter, whose amino-acid sequence MTQLVVFRAIQGIGAGALMPIGMTIIGDLFPAERTGKMQGLFGAVFGLSSGRP is encoded by the coding sequence ATGACACAGCTTGTCGTCTTCCGCGCCATCCAGGGGATCGGTGCCGGCGCGCTGATGCCGATCGGTATGACGATCATCGGCGACCTCTTCCCGGCCGAACGCACCGGCAAAATGCAGGGCCTGTTCGGCGCCGTATTCGGCTTGTCATCGGGCCGGCCGTAG
- the nagA gene encoding N-acetylglucosamine-6-phosphate deacetylase, translated as MTTVLIRNARLISGHELAPGCVTVRNGRIESVHDGDSCPDSADFEIDGHGHLLIPGMIDVHIHGAAGHDMMDGTIQSVETVSRECAKSGCTSFLATSVSSSLDDLLRMISSVSRVMGHEPGAQIAGIHIEGPYLNAKRKGMQNERYLRHPDLDEMDMILQKSGSLIRMVTLAPELPGGTEMIEYLKSRGIIISIAHSDATYEEAKHAFRCGASHVTHCFNGMRPIHHRDPGLIVAAFEEEHVSVQAIVDDVHLHPAIVRLMHREKGADRMVLVTDALQAMGMGDGLYLFGGHEVRVSQGVATLTDGTLASSTVTMNEALAKTVRSGISLKDAVTMATQTPADLLGLVNKGRIAPGADADFVLMNEAFEVLLTAVKGNVVYRRA; from the coding sequence ATGACAACTGTGCTTATCCGGAACGCACGTTTGATCAGCGGCCATGAGCTTGCACCGGGGTGCGTAACGGTTCGAAACGGCCGAATTGAATCGGTTCATGACGGGGATTCATGCCCCGATTCGGCCGATTTCGAAATCGATGGTCATGGACACCTCCTTATTCCCGGCATGATTGATGTGCATATTCACGGTGCCGCAGGCCATGACATGATGGATGGTACGATTCAAAGCGTAGAAACCGTTTCAAGAGAGTGCGCCAAGTCGGGCTGCACCTCATTCTTGGCAACATCCGTTTCATCGTCCTTGGATGACCTCCTCCGTATGATTTCAAGTGTCTCCCGTGTCATGGGCCATGAGCCCGGAGCGCAAATCGCAGGCATTCATATCGAAGGCCCATACTTGAACGCGAAACGTAAAGGCATGCAGAACGAACGGTATTTACGTCACCCCGACCTGGATGAAATGGATATGATCTTACAAAAATCGGGATCGCTGATTCGAATGGTCACTTTGGCGCCAGAGCTTCCAGGCGGCACTGAGATGATCGAGTACTTGAAATCCCGCGGAATTATCATATCCATTGCTCATTCAGATGCTACATACGAAGAAGCCAAGCATGCTTTTCGATGCGGCGCGAGTCATGTTACGCATTGCTTTAACGGGATGCGGCCCATCCATCACCGCGACCCCGGCTTAATTGTCGCCGCATTCGAAGAAGAGCACGTCAGCGTCCAAGCTATTGTCGACGACGTACATCTTCATCCGGCCATCGTCCGGTTGATGCATCGGGAGAAGGGAGCCGATAGAATGGTTCTTGTTACAGATGCTCTGCAAGCGATGGGGATGGGGGATGGGTTGTACCTGTTTGGCGGACATGAGGTCAGGGTTTCGCAAGGAGTGGCCACATTAACCGATGGTACGCTTGCATCAAGCACCGTGACGATGAACGAGGCATTGGCGAAGACCGTTCGCTCCGGAATATCGTTGAAAGATGCCGTGACGATGGCAACTCAAACGCCGGCGGACTTGTTGGGCCTGGTCAACAAAGGACGGATCGCTCCGGGCGCTGATGCGGACTTCGTTTTGATGAATGAAGCTTTTGAAGTGTTATTGACGGCCGTGAAAGGCAATGTCGTATACCGTCGCGCCTAA
- a CDS encoding MDR family MFS transporter, which translates to MSAPTQTKPVAAGGDDFSLKAILPPLMAIIVGMIMVILDSTVVNNAIPKLVEYFDTDLKTIQWTVTGYTLALSAVIPLAGWMTDKFGSKQIFMITIALFTIGSVLCGIAQTPEQLIIYRIIQGLGGGMMAPIGMAMVFKLAPPERRGSIMGVLGIPMLMAPAFGPVLSGWLVDSVSWHWIFIINLPIGIIAFILGYKYLPKSDRHAAPHLDVIGMCLAPIAFSMLAYGVSEGGTSWSSASTITGLTVGGIALILFIFVELAQKQPLLELKVFKSSDFTRSIVLTWIVQLALFGAMLIVPLYLQGVMRYTALETGWILMPQALCSGIAMPISGRLFDKIGARPLAFAGLAAISVSLFILSGISVDTSLWVIILCICIMGLGMGFSMMPLNTHVLNSAPRRLVSRVTPLTTAAQQVVLSFAVAGLTGYLTSQITSHAASAGADANPLNAVVAGYGDTFFLSACIVTAGVALSLLLRKPKQQEEDGTAGGDNPDPAMMVGH; encoded by the coding sequence ATGTCAGCTCCTACGCAAACAAAACCGGTGGCCGCCGGCGGGGACGACTTCTCGCTCAAAGCCATTCTGCCGCCGCTCATGGCGATTATTGTCGGCATGATCATGGTTATTCTGGACAGCACCGTTGTTAATAATGCCATTCCGAAACTCGTTGAATACTTCGACACCGATCTGAAGACGATCCAATGGACCGTCACCGGCTATACGCTGGCCTTATCCGCCGTTATCCCGCTTGCAGGCTGGATGACCGATAAATTCGGTTCCAAGCAAATATTCATGATTACGATCGCCCTGTTCACGATCGGCTCCGTGCTATGCGGCATCGCGCAAACGCCGGAACAGCTGATCATTTATCGCATCATTCAAGGCTTGGGCGGCGGCATGATGGCCCCGATCGGGATGGCCATGGTGTTCAAGCTCGCGCCTCCAGAGCGCCGCGGATCCATCATGGGCGTACTCGGCATCCCAATGCTGATGGCGCCGGCATTCGGTCCGGTGCTATCCGGCTGGCTGGTCGATTCTGTCAGCTGGCACTGGATTTTCATCATCAATCTGCCGATCGGCATTATCGCCTTCATCCTCGGGTATAAATATTTGCCGAAATCCGACCGCCATGCGGCGCCGCATCTGGACGTCATCGGCATGTGCCTCGCGCCGATCGCCTTCTCCATGCTGGCGTACGGCGTAAGCGAAGGCGGCACCAGCTGGTCCTCCGCTTCGACGATCACGGGCTTGACCGTCGGCGGCATTGCGCTCATCCTCTTCATCTTCGTGGAACTGGCTCAGAAGCAGCCGCTGCTGGAGCTGAAAGTGTTCAAGTCGTCCGACTTTACACGCAGCATCGTCTTGACGTGGATCGTACAGCTCGCGCTGTTCGGCGCCATGCTGATCGTGCCGCTGTACCTGCAAGGCGTCATGCGCTACACCGCGCTTGAAACGGGCTGGATCCTGATGCCGCAGGCGCTATGCTCGGGAATCGCCATGCCGATCAGCGGCCGGCTGTTCGACAAGATCGGCGCGCGTCCGCTCGCCTTCGCCGGTCTTGCCGCCATATCCGTTTCTCTGTTCATCTTGTCCGGCATATCGGTGGATACTTCGCTGTGGGTTATCATCCTGTGCATCTGCATCATGGGTCTCGGCATGGGCTTCTCCATGATGCCGCTCAACACGCATGTCCTGAACTCTGCGCCTCGCCGACTGGTGAGCCGCGTCACACCGCTGACAACAGCAGCTCAGCAAGTCGTCCTCTCGTTCGCGGTCGCGGGCTTGACGGGTTATCTGACGTCGCAAATCACTTCCCACGCCGCAAGCGCGGGAGCGGACGCGAATCCGCTGAACGCCGTCGTCGCGGGTTACGGCGACACGTTCTTCCTGTCCGCGTGCATCGTGACCGCGGGCGTCGCACTGTCGCTCCTTCTGCGTAAACCGAAGCAGCAGGAAGAAGACGGAACCGCCGGCGGGGACAACCCGGACCCGGCGATGATGGTGGGTCACTGA
- a CDS encoding ThuA domain-containing protein — MIRVTVWNENVHEKDNKAVLAIYPEGIHGQLAKGIAQEGIEVRTATLDQPEHGLTQEVLDHTDVLIWWGHIAHEKVEDEIVDRVHSRVLQGMGLIVLHSAHCSEIFQKLMGTSGDLKWREADEKERIWVIDPSHPIAAGLGEYIELPSEEMYGEHFDIPAPDELVFVSWFEGGEVFRSGCAYHRGQGKVFYFRPGHETYPTYYNEEVLKVISNAVNWAAQPRGASPVYGNAKPLEEIKAK; from the coding sequence GTGATTCGCGTAACCGTATGGAATGAAAATGTTCATGAAAAAGATAACAAAGCTGTTTTGGCTATTTATCCTGAAGGCATTCACGGACAGCTTGCCAAAGGAATTGCTCAAGAAGGCATCGAGGTGCGAACGGCTACCTTAGATCAGCCTGAACACGGATTGACCCAAGAAGTCCTTGATCATACCGATGTATTGATTTGGTGGGGCCATATAGCGCATGAGAAGGTGGAAGACGAAATTGTAGACCGCGTACACAGCAGAGTTTTACAAGGCATGGGACTCATTGTATTACACTCCGCACATTGTTCCGAAATATTCCAAAAATTGATGGGTACTTCCGGCGATTTGAAATGGAGAGAAGCGGACGAAAAGGAGCGCATCTGGGTTATCGATCCGTCGCATCCGATTGCTGCGGGACTAGGCGAGTACATAGAGCTTCCTAGTGAAGAAATGTACGGCGAGCATTTTGATATCCCTGCGCCGGACGAGCTGGTGTTCGTAAGCTGGTTCGAAGGCGGGGAAGTGTTCCGAAGCGGCTGCGCTTATCATCGCGGCCAAGGCAAAGTTTTCTACTTCCGTCCAGGTCATGAAACCTATCCGACTTACTATAACGAAGAAGTGCTGAAAGTAATCTCCAACGCGGTGAATTGGGCCGCGCAGCCTCGCGGTGCGAGCCCGGTATACGGCAATGCGAAGCCGCTTGAAGAAATCAAGGCGAAATAA
- the helD gene encoding RNA polymerase recycling motor HelD — translation MEAKDWRQEQERQERVRNKLQARIAELEPEVAGLRDQATDIRKRFWEEVTINTSTAEDFEETFYSVQQQSAMLAERERGHKRLVRQWEGMKRLLPSPYFGRVDFQEDGLNASEQVYIGVSSFIDNDGLNFLIYDWRSPIASLYYDYPPGRASYDTPAGRIEGTMELKRQFQIQNGRIRNMFDASETIGDELLQQVLGKDADSQMKSIVATIQKEQNAIIRNDNSRMLIVQGAAGSGKTSAALQRVAYLLYKHRQTIRADQIVLFSPNPMFSSYISTVLPELGEENMQQTTFQEYLDYWLGSSLRSEDPFDQIEFTLTAQGEPGYEARLQGIAYKTSEAFLKALQNYGKWLGREGMRFNDVWFRDRVLITAERMSAKLYDFDSSLPLFSRIALLQEWLLDELASLEREERNAFWVQEELNYLDNEQYAEVFDILHKDREVLDLAEQYAVVREQMNNKRRGDEGDVDFSQREEELILRRIVKESFKPLRKSVKNFSFVDAKGIYGQLFGDETSYREQTNEIAIPPLWPEICKQTKDMLSRNELFHEDATPYLFVKEMVEGVRTNTEIRHVFVDEGQDYSAFQYEYFKKLFPRARMTVLGDFGQAIFIQATNLEASDSPLIRLFGEADTSLVRLVRSYRSTREIVEFTKSLLPGGEEIVPFERRGRKPLLIRSNGVKKRDAQLLEDIASLRAEGFASIAVITKTAAESREVYESLRIQGEEGLQLITKETRDFEKGVMVIPVYLAKGVEFDAVLVYDASPEAYGRDNERKLLYTACTRAMHRLHLYTTGDWSPFVQALSANFYEKAPILTDRG, via the coding sequence ATGGAAGCGAAGGATTGGCGGCAGGAACAGGAGCGGCAGGAACGGGTCAGGAACAAGCTGCAGGCGAGAATCGCCGAACTGGAGCCGGAGGTTGCCGGGCTGCGCGATCAGGCTACGGACATCCGCAAGCGGTTTTGGGAAGAAGTGACGATCAACACAAGCACGGCCGAGGATTTTGAAGAGACCTTTTACTCGGTTCAACAGCAATCTGCGATGCTGGCCGAACGGGAGCGCGGCCACAAACGGTTGGTGAGGCAATGGGAAGGCATGAAACGGCTGCTTCCGTCACCTTATTTTGGGCGCGTTGACTTTCAGGAGGATGGCTTGAACGCAAGCGAGCAGGTCTATATCGGCGTATCCTCCTTCATCGACAATGACGGATTGAATTTTCTGATCTATGATTGGCGTTCTCCCATCGCGAGCCTATATTACGACTATCCTCCGGGTCGAGCCTCTTATGACACGCCGGCAGGTCGGATCGAAGGGACGATGGAGCTCAAACGGCAGTTTCAGATTCAAAATGGGCGAATCCGCAACATGTTCGACGCGAGCGAAACGATTGGAGACGAATTGCTGCAGCAAGTGCTCGGCAAGGACGCGGACTCGCAAATGAAGAGTATCGTAGCCACGATCCAGAAGGAGCAGAACGCCATCATCCGCAACGACAATAGCCGGATGCTTATCGTACAGGGGGCGGCTGGCAGCGGGAAAACTTCCGCGGCCTTACAGCGTGTGGCGTACTTGCTTTACAAACACCGTCAGACGATCAGGGCCGATCAGATTGTGCTTTTCTCGCCCAATCCGATGTTTTCCAGTTATATCTCCACCGTCCTTCCGGAACTCGGCGAAGAGAATATGCAGCAAACGACGTTTCAGGAATATCTTGACTATTGGCTTGGTTCCTCATTGCGGTCGGAGGATCCCTTCGATCAGATCGAATTCACACTGACAGCACAGGGGGAGCCGGGATATGAGGCTCGCCTCCAGGGGATTGCGTACAAAACCTCCGAAGCTTTTCTGAAAGCCCTGCAGAACTACGGGAAGTGGTTGGGGCGGGAAGGTATGCGATTCAATGATGTTTGGTTTCGAGATCGCGTTCTGATTACTGCAGAGCGTATGAGCGCAAAATTGTACGACTTCGACAGTTCCCTGCCGTTGTTCAGTCGTATCGCTCTCTTGCAGGAATGGCTGTTGGATGAACTGGCTTCGCTGGAACGCGAGGAACGGAACGCGTTCTGGGTTCAGGAGGAGTTAAATTATCTCGATAACGAACAGTACGCGGAGGTTTTCGACATTCTGCACAAAGATAGGGAAGTGCTCGACCTTGCGGAGCAATACGCTGTGGTTCGCGAGCAAATGAACAATAAGCGTCGGGGAGATGAAGGCGACGTTGACTTCTCCCAGCGGGAAGAGGAACTGATCCTTCGAAGAATCGTGAAAGAAAGCTTTAAGCCGCTAAGGAAAAGCGTGAAGAACTTCTCGTTTGTAGATGCCAAAGGTATATATGGCCAATTGTTCGGCGACGAAACCTCTTATCGGGAGCAAACAAATGAGATCGCCATTCCCCCGCTTTGGCCTGAAATCTGCAAACAAACCAAGGATATGCTGAGCCGGAACGAATTGTTTCACGAGGATGCGACTCCTTATTTGTTTGTAAAAGAAATGGTCGAAGGCGTCCGAACGAACACGGAGATCCGGCATGTCTTCGTCGATGAAGGCCAGGATTATTCGGCGTTTCAATATGAATATTTTAAAAAGTTGTTTCCACGCGCCCGGATGACGGTGCTCGGCGATTTCGGGCAAGCGATCTTCATACAGGCCACAAACCTGGAAGCATCCGATTCTCCGCTGATCCGGCTTTTTGGCGAAGCCGATACAAGCCTCGTCCGCCTTGTGCGCAGCTATCGTTCAACCAGAGAGATTGTGGAATTCACGAAATCGCTGCTTCCCGGCGGGGAAGAGATCGTACCGTTCGAAAGAAGAGGCCGCAAGCCCCTTCTGATCCGATCGAACGGCGTAAAGAAGCGCGATGCACAATTACTGGAGGACATTGCCTCGCTCAGGGCCGAGGGCTTCGCTTCCATCGCCGTCATAACAAAGACTGCGGCCGAAAGCAGAGAGGTCTATGAGTCATTACGAATTCAAGGGGAAGAAGGGCTTCAGCTTATTACGAAGGAGACGAGGGACTTTGAAAAAGGAGTGATGGTCATTCCCGTGTATCTCGCCAAGGGTGTCGAGTTCGATGCAGTCCTGGTCTATGATGCTTCGCCCGAAGCTTACGGCCGGGATAACGAACGCAAGCTTCTTTATACGGCGTGTACGCGGGCGATGCACCGGCTTCATCTTTACACGACGGGCGATTGGTCGCCGTTCGTGCAGGCATTGTCTGCGAATTTTTACGAGAAAGCGCCCATATTGACGGATCGGGGGTAA